A genome region from Mugil cephalus isolate CIBA_MC_2020 chromosome 13, CIBA_Mcephalus_1.1, whole genome shotgun sequence includes the following:
- the ctbp2a gene encoding C-terminal-binding protein 2a isoform X2, protein MLVPNKQLSLGRSHSWDTLGGNEGQWERADSGYDQQARVAGRRSSLSYGEAGGWYEAPPGVRPPDLDLKRDPYSYQDSAYGQVYGERHDPRGLRKGSVPDLNHYERPPMAHRGSIPHQDYYSHDPAMTPRPPEGFYRTEHQPPPPHPHPLSRSGSHFGLTPAARAAWEQGQAGRTGPQAPSSPLPPPPPPPTAHELNRAYREPGVTVAKMMQDGQQRRPSRDPSPAHFGMEQPSPRYASEPPPLTGQSVYTDVNGRPLDPQQQAATCLVVDPSSQGLIMRQDTASPYTIQQQQQLQQQQLQQQQQLQQQQQLQQQQLQQQQIQQQQLQQQQLQQQQIQQQQLQQQQIQQQQLQQQQLQQEQLQQQHLQMQQPLPPPPTMPVSDPNLPMGASLPAPPAPVQAAAVAQAPPAPVQAAPPPVPLAPTTPLAAPLPAPLPSLPQTVPQTPLPVDPKKTVHPEFLSLLRNEGLSESTISSLIQQGFDTTSMLAVMEDNDVRTVAPNLGQARVLSRVVHNCKRPAEAMPTHSQPQTPMRGRSNSFSHRSDIYHQQQQHHHHPPQTPQALAMDPQLMHPQTPGAMQTISPRMGEVMGRRPNSAPSQQLLEASGGYPGQPPRSPGPYAGAIVPVQSRPMSAYSAGATMPMQGMQIMPQQMTGSMPTIPGSIHSISGMPQQMPISMPALQQPPQQVPKAYSTNYTVPMELMKRDRNLLPLSPMHSPHPSPQLMRKGGGPVSDNALVPVGAPVQGQGALVANQKLSRRTGPPVIVSTMASPDISIRPQIMNGPMHPRPLVALLDGRDCTVEMPILKDLATVAFCDAQSTQEIHEKVLNEAVGAMMYHTITLTREDLEKFKALRIIIRIGSGYDNIDIKAAGELGIAVCNIPSAAVEETADSTLCHILNLYRRNTWLYQALREGTRVQSVEQIREVASGAARIRGETLGLIGFGRSGQAVAMRAKAFGFNVIFYDPYLQDGLERSLGVQRVYTLQDLLYQSDCVSLHCNLNEHNHHLINDFTIKQMRQGAFLVNSARGGLVDEKALAQALKEGRIRGAALDVHESEPFSFSQGPLKDAPNLICTPHTAWYSEQASLEMREAAATEIRRAITGRIPDSLRNCVNKEFFVTSAPWGMMEQQPPQVHPEINGAAYSRVNQTMVQAIATGGMQDKLYT, encoded by the exons ATGCTGGTCCCTAACAAACAGTTGAGTCTTGGACGCTCCCACAGTTGGGACACTTTAGGAGGGAATGAGGGTCAGTGGGAGAGGGCTGACAGCGGGTACGACCAGCAGGCAAGAGTAGCAGGCCGGCGGAGCTCTCTGTCGTACGGGGAGGCTGGAGGGTGGTACGAGGCTCCACCAGGAGTGCGTCCCCCTGATCTGGATCTGAAACGTGACCCGTATTCCTACCAAGACTCTGCGTACGGACAGGTTTACGGAGAGCGACACGACCCGAGGGGGCTGCGGAAGGGCTCTGTGCCTGATCTGAACCACTACGAACGACCACCCATGGCCCACAGAGGATCCATTCCACATCAGGATTACTATTCCCATGACCCGGCCATGACTCCACGGCCGCCTGAGGGATTTTACCGGACAGAACACCAGCCTCCGCCGCCTCACCCTCATCCCCTCAGTAGGTCAGGCTCTCATTTTGGGCTGACACCTGCGGCTCGTGCTGCGTGGGAACAAGGTCAGGCAGGGAGGACGGGACCCCaagccccctcctctcctctgccgcctcctccccctcctccaacCGCTCATGAGTTGAATCGAGCTTATAGGGAACCTGGTGTAACAGTTGCAAAGATGATGCAAGATGGCCAGCAGCGGAGACCATCCAGAGATCCATCTCCTGCTCATTTTGGTATGGAGCAGCCATCTCCTCGGTACGCCAGTGAACCTCCACCTCTGACTGGACAGTCTGTCTATACTGACGTTAATGGCCGCCCGTTGGATCCACAGCAACAAGCTGCTACCTGTCTAGTAGTGGATCCTTCCAGTCAAGGCTTGATTATGAGGCAAGACACAGCCTCACCCTACACCAtccagcaacaacagcagctgcaacagcagcaactgcaacagcagcaacagttacaacagcaacagcagttacaacagcaacaattacaacagcagcaaatccaacagcagcagttgcagcaacagcaacttcaacaacagcaaatacagcagcagcagttacaACAGCAACAGATTCAGCAACAGCAGTTACAGCAACAGCAACTTCAGCAggaacagctgcagcagcagcatctgcagATGCAACAGCCGCTGCCACCTCCACCTACCATGCCAGTTTCTGATCCTAACCTTCCTATGGGAGCTTCACTCcctgctccacctgctcctgTGCAGGCTGCAGCAGTTGCCCAAGCTCCACCTGCACCTGTACAGGCTGCACCACCTCCAGTTCCTCTTGCCCCAACTACTCCACttgctgctcctcttcctgctcctcttccatCCCTTCCCCAAACCGTCCCGCAGACACCTTTGCCTGTGGACCCCAAGAAGACGGTTCATCCTGAGTTCCTTTCTCTGCTGCGAAATGAGGGCCTCTCAGAGAGCACCATCTCCTCTCTCATCCAGCAGGGATTTGACACCACTAGCATGCTCGCTGTCATGGAGGACAACGATGTCCGCACAGTCGCGCCCAACCTTGGCCAGGCTCGTGTACTGTCCCGCGTGGTTCACAACTGCAAGCGTCCCGCCGAGGCTATGCCAACCCACTCCCAACCTCAGACGCCCATGCGAGGCCGGTCTAATAGCTTTAGCCATCGCTCAGACATctaccaccagcagcagcagcaccaccaccatccACCGCAAACCCCTCAGGCTTTAGCTATGGATCCCCAACTAATGCACCCACAGACACCAGGGGCCATGCAGACCATCTCCCCAAGGATGGGAGAAGTAATGGGCAGGAGACCTAACAGTGCCCCCTCCCAGCAGCTCCTGGAAGCCTCTGGAGGCTACCCAGGCCAACCACCTCGCTCCCCTGGGCCATACGCTGGAGCCATCGTGCCTGTTCAGTCAAGACCCATGTCAGCATACTCTGCTGGGGCTACAATGCCCATGCAGGGTATGCAGATAATGCCGCAACAGATGACTGGCTCAATGCCGACCATACCAGGATCTATTCACTCCATTTCAGGTATGCCACAGCAGATGCCCATATCCATGCCAGCTTTGCAGCAGCCACCACAACAAGTACCAAAAGCATACTCTACCAATTACACAGTGCCCATGGAGCTGATGAAGAGGGACAGGAACTTACTGCCATTGTCGCCTATGCATAGCCCTCACCCTAGTCCTCAGCTGATGCGTAAGGGTGGGGGACCTGTGTCAGACAATGCCCTCGTCCCCGTCGGAGCTCCCGTTCAAGGCCAAGGCGCCCTGGTTGCTAACCAGAAGCTAAGTCGACGCACTGGTCCACCGGTCATCGTGTCAACAATGGCTTCTCCAGATATAA GTATTCGGCCCCAAATTATGAATGGGCCTATGCACCCGCGCCCCCTGGTGGCGCTGCTGGACGGGCGCGACTGCACTGTGGAGATGCCCATCCTCAAAGATCTGGCCACCGTGGCTTTCTGCGACGCCCAGTCCACACAGGAGATACATGAAAAG GTGCTGAATGAGGCCGTGGGGGCCATGATGTACCACACCATCACCCTGACCAGGGAGGACCTGGAGAAGTTCAAGGCGCTGCGCATCATCATACGCATCGGCAGCGGCTACGACAACATCGACATCAAGGCCGCCGGCGAGCTCG GCATCGCAGTGTGTAACATCCCCTCGGCGGCTGTAGAAGAGACGGCCGACTCGACCCTATGTCACATCCTCAACCTGTACCGGCGGAACACCTGGCTCTACCAGGCTCTGCGGGAGGGCACGCGGGTCCAGAGCGTGGAGCAGATCCGGGAGGTGGCGTCGGGGGCGGCCAGGATCCGAGGAGAGACGCTGGGTCTCATCGGATTCG GTCGCTCAGGTCAGGCCGTGGCCATGCGGGCCAAGGCGTTCGGCTTCAACGTGATCTTCTACGACCCCTACCTCCAGGACGGCTTGGAGCGCTCGCTGGGAGTCCAGCGGGTCTACACGCTCCAGGACCTGCTGTACCAGAGCGACTGCGTCTCTCTGCACTGCAACCTGAACGAACACAACCACCACCTCATCAACGACTTCACCATCAAACAG ATGCGTCAAGGTGCTTTCCTGGTCAACTCTGCACGGGGAGGGCTGGTGGATGAGAAAGCTTTGGCTCAGGCCCTGAAAGAAGGCAGGATACGCGGCGCCGCCCTGGACGTCCACGAGTCGGAGCCCTTCAG CTTTTCCCAAGGTCCCCTCAAAGACGCCCCCAACCTGATCTGCACGCCCCACACCGCCTGGTA